A region from the Tsuneonella mangrovi genome encodes:
- a CDS encoding DEAD/DEAH box helicase family protein: MKFRFEDQVHQAAAIAAVADLFEGTLTPPQGGLVGQAAGADGHQKYALDYDALSARLAIVTGREEGVDKQTELELLEIEDDLQGQSRSFPNFSVEMETGTGKTYVYIATALQLAQSHGLRKFVILAHSVAIRAGVIKTFEQTEEHFRAKFPSLQFSWGVLGEGPAVDDFIEPSSTVQFLVASVQSIDKPKSAVIYQEAEQPQLWGDTENGMASISKLRPVVIVDEPQNFKTPLRKKAIATLNPLVVLRYSATHAEKFNLVHRLGPKAATELGLVKRVSVKGVAAGASGKAYLRVDRIRSKARRLFAEVMIDEASARGIERVDAVLQNGDDLFDVSGELSQYRGMVVDRFERNPDRIIFENGTSISVGEETGVDRGSVWQDQIRHSIRAHIQRQSQIDDAGYDVKVLSLFFVERVADYWPSDDTPKPVLPGMFDKMYREEWARAGFSADECPDPATLRVHYFPSTKTGIFKDAVGASKDAQEQQARAYDEIIANKELILTKENPRAFIFSHSALKEGWDNPNVFQVCFLRHSGSEVERRQQIGRGLRLPVDETGQRVTDPSICRLTLVVDETFSEFREGLNKEYAGSGSSDGPEPDNADNTVVVKRREEVFLSPEFKELWKRIRFRARYRVSIDASILPAAVSEAEALDDIKFLAKRSNIIHSGELIYDDEGKVITSDTEVAESAGTAIVIDGTRLPNIVRLIEDQLLSAKFPLFLTRPTIAAIVEAVPTKLQDRALDDPEGWARIVANAIRTVTIEEMVKHVEYEPDDEKDWWDAEVVFLSSEELHPQPARAGIDPSQGVVEAPAGGSNLFDHVIYDSHVERDFAKKLENNSDHVKMFTKLPRRFKVRTPVGEYSPDWAIVYDDDGQERLYLVRETKSTTKLDDLEWDEAMRIRFARRHFDAAPIGKVDYYFTTAEAGLRIEESEEASSD; this comes from the coding sequence GTGAAATTTCGCTTTGAGGACCAAGTTCATCAGGCTGCGGCAATCGCAGCCGTTGCCGACCTATTCGAGGGTACTTTAACCCCTCCCCAGGGAGGTTTAGTCGGTCAAGCTGCTGGCGCAGACGGTCATCAAAAATATGCGCTCGACTATGATGCTCTCTCTGCTCGGCTTGCCATCGTGACAGGGCGTGAAGAGGGAGTCGACAAGCAAACCGAACTAGAGCTGCTTGAGATCGAAGATGATTTGCAAGGGCAGTCCCGGTCCTTCCCCAACTTCTCGGTAGAAATGGAGACCGGGACGGGCAAAACCTATGTATATATTGCTACTGCGCTGCAACTCGCCCAATCCCACGGCCTACGGAAATTTGTGATCCTTGCCCATTCGGTCGCCATTAGAGCGGGGGTGATCAAGACCTTCGAGCAAACCGAAGAACATTTCCGCGCGAAATTCCCATCTCTGCAATTCAGCTGGGGCGTCCTTGGCGAGGGCCCTGCGGTCGATGATTTTATAGAACCAAGCAGCACAGTTCAGTTCCTAGTCGCGAGCGTTCAATCTATCGATAAGCCGAAGTCAGCGGTCATCTATCAGGAGGCAGAGCAGCCGCAACTCTGGGGTGACACCGAGAATGGGATGGCTTCGATTTCTAAGCTTCGGCCGGTTGTGATTGTCGATGAGCCGCAAAATTTCAAAACGCCCTTGCGGAAGAAGGCGATCGCTACACTCAATCCACTGGTCGTGCTTCGCTACAGCGCAACCCACGCCGAGAAGTTCAATCTAGTTCACCGGCTGGGTCCAAAAGCTGCCACCGAGCTCGGTTTGGTAAAGCGCGTTTCAGTGAAAGGCGTCGCAGCCGGGGCTTCTGGCAAAGCCTATCTTCGAGTTGACCGTATCCGCTCAAAGGCAAGGCGATTATTCGCCGAAGTGATGATCGATGAGGCTAGCGCCAGAGGGATCGAGCGGGTCGATGCGGTCTTGCAAAATGGCGACGACCTTTTCGATGTCTCGGGAGAGTTGAGCCAGTATCGCGGGATGGTGGTGGACCGCTTCGAAAGGAATCCGGACCGTATCATTTTTGAGAATGGCACCTCGATTTCTGTTGGCGAGGAAACTGGGGTTGACCGAGGATCAGTTTGGCAAGATCAAATTCGCCACTCGATCCGTGCGCACATTCAGCGGCAGTCTCAGATCGATGACGCTGGCTACGATGTTAAGGTCCTGAGCCTCTTCTTCGTTGAACGAGTTGCAGATTATTGGCCGAGCGATGATACGCCGAAGCCCGTCCTGCCGGGGATGTTCGATAAAATGTATCGTGAAGAATGGGCAAGGGCAGGGTTCAGCGCGGATGAGTGTCCCGACCCGGCTACTTTGAGGGTTCATTACTTCCCTTCAACGAAAACCGGCATTTTCAAGGATGCTGTTGGGGCGTCGAAAGATGCTCAAGAGCAACAGGCACGTGCCTACGACGAGATTATCGCAAACAAAGAACTGATCCTGACAAAGGAAAATCCTCGCGCGTTCATCTTCTCCCATTCAGCGCTCAAAGAGGGTTGGGACAACCCAAACGTCTTCCAAGTTTGTTTCTTGCGACATAGTGGATCTGAGGTGGAGAGGCGCCAGCAAATTGGGCGAGGCCTGCGCCTGCCCGTTGATGAAACCGGTCAGCGTGTGACCGATCCTTCCATCTGTCGCCTGACACTTGTGGTTGACGAGACTTTTAGCGAATTCCGCGAGGGGTTGAATAAGGAATACGCTGGATCGGGCTCTAGCGACGGCCCAGAGCCTGATAACGCAGACAATACCGTTGTGGTGAAGCGGCGTGAGGAGGTGTTCCTAAGCCCAGAGTTCAAAGAGCTGTGGAAGCGAATACGCTTCAGAGCGAGATATCGGGTGAGTATCGATGCTTCCATTTTGCCAGCGGCGGTCAGTGAGGCTGAAGCACTCGACGACATCAAGTTTCTCGCCAAGCGGTCGAACATAATCCACTCCGGCGAACTCATCTATGACGACGAAGGCAAGGTGATCACCTCGGACACCGAGGTTGCGGAAAGCGCTGGCACTGCCATCGTCATCGATGGAACTCGACTGCCGAACATTGTGCGCTTGATAGAGGATCAACTTCTATCAGCGAAATTTCCGCTCTTTCTGACCCGTCCGACAATCGCCGCTATTGTCGAAGCGGTACCCACAAAGTTGCAAGATCGAGCGTTGGATGACCCGGAGGGGTGGGCTCGTATCGTGGCAAACGCGATACGGACGGTGACCATAGAAGAAATGGTGAAGCATGTTGAATACGAGCCCGATGATGAGAAAGATTGGTGGGACGCTGAGGTGGTGTTTTTGAGCTCTGAGGAATTACACCCTCAGCCAGCCCGAGCAGGCATCGATCCTTCTCAAGGGGTGGTTGAGGCGCCAGCTGGTGGTTCAAACCTTTTTGATCACGTCATCTACGACAGCCATGTCGAGAGAGACTTTGCCAAGAAGCTCGAAAACAACTCCGACCATGTGAAGATGTTCACCAAATTGCCGCGGCGGTTCAAGGTTCGAACTCCGGTCGGCGAGTACTCCCCCGATTGGGCAATTGTCTATGATGATGACGGACAAGAGCGATTGTATTTGGTCCGCGAAACCAAGAGTACCACCAAGCTTGATGATTTGGAGTGGGATGAAGCTATGCGGATCAGGTTCGCTAGACGACATTTTGACGCTGCTCCAATCGGCAAGGTAGACTATTACTTCACTACGGCAGAGGCAGGCCTTCGGATCGAAGAATCCGAAGAGGCATCGAGTGACTGA